The following proteins are co-located in the Bacteroidetes Order II. bacterium genome:
- a CDS encoding di-heme enzyme, translating into MATQHTATPLLRLWILWLILLTGLWASLAWFSPIASEPTRSARNEARYILGKYLFFERQLSVSGTKSCGTCHDPNLAFVDRYRRGLGLHAEVLSRNTPTLINVRYYKNFNWANPDLVRLEKQFERPLFNQHPPEMAIERSDTVLQARLNKSEAYRDLFARAFPKDSDPMRWDNALLAMGVYVRTLNSFNSPYDRFKRGEKRAMTTAARRGERLFNSQRLQCATCHPTPYFTDNRHDAETEGYHNIGLYNVGGKGDYPDYDQGLYTFTKKPEDRGRFKTPSLRNVELTPPYMHDGSIETLEEVLTFFEKAGRNVTAGPYAGDGRNNPHKSDKMKPFALTKREREDLLAFLRALTDSTVLRNPDFLRPPDIWEHPPTVGKY; encoded by the coding sequence ATGGCTACGCAACATACTGCCACACCTCTCCTACGACTTTGGATACTGTGGTTAATTTTATTAACCGGATTATGGGCTTCCTTGGCTTGGTTTTCCCCAATTGCTTCCGAACCCACCCGTAGTGCCCGAAACGAAGCGCGGTATATTTTAGGAAAATATTTGTTTTTCGAGCGCCAACTCTCGGTCAGTGGGACAAAATCTTGTGGTACGTGTCACGATCCTAACTTGGCTTTTGTAGATCGTTATCGCCGAGGCTTGGGCCTACATGCCGAGGTCTTATCCCGAAATACGCCCACCCTTATCAATGTGCGCTACTATAAAAATTTTAATTGGGCCAATCCGGATTTAGTCCGTCTGGAAAAGCAATTTGAGCGCCCCCTTTTCAACCAACATCCGCCAGAAATGGCCATAGAACGATCGGATACCGTTTTACAAGCGCGGCTGAATAAGTCCGAAGCCTATCGGGACTTGTTTGCCCGCGCCTTTCCTAAGGATTCAGATCCAATGCGCTGGGACAATGCGTTGCTTGCAATGGGTGTTTACGTCCGCACACTCAATTCGTTTAACAGCCCTTATGACCGTTTTAAACGTGGCGAGAAACGGGCAATGACTACCGCCGCACGACGTGGTGAACGGCTCTTTAACTCCCAAAGGCTTCAATGCGCAACTTGCCACCCAACACCGTATTTCACCGATAACCGCCACGACGCCGAGACCGAGGGCTACCACAATATCGGGCTGTATAATGTGGGTGGAAAAGGAGACTACCCCGATTATGACCAAGGGCTTTATACGTTTACCAAAAAGCCAGAAGACCGCGGACGCTTTAAGACCCCATCCTTGCGAAATGTGGAACTCACCCCGCCTTATATGCACGACGGCAGCATCGAAACGTTGGAAGAAGTACTAACCTTCTTTGAAAAGGCCGGACGGAATGTCACTGCCGGCCCTTATGCGGGCGATGGACGAAACAATCCGCACAAAAGCGATAAGATGAAGCCCTTCGCCCTAACCAAACGCGAGCGCGAAGACCTATTGGCCTTCCTGCGTGCCCTTACAGACTCGACCGTTTTGCGCAATCCCGACTTTTTGCGCCCTCCAGACATCTGGGAACACCCACCCACCGTCGGAAAATATTGA
- a CDS encoding class I SAM-dependent methyltransferase: MFYDPIKDRMGAFFSQRPLLQRLFYAGLDTVFLRTWHVKKHIRQTFVQWPAYKPLRILDAGTGFGQYAWFLVRTFPQAQILAVDVKHDYLANAKRFMNQTAHAERVRWTWADLTDFHPEERFDFILSVDVMEHIEDDEAVFRNFAAALDEGGCVLINTPSDLGGSDAEIEGESFISEHVRDGYNLQELHEKLERAGLTPFRSVYTYGRFGSLAWRLLLKYPMKILGKSRFFIVFLPVYYLAVLPIGLILNALDVSTKNPQGTGVLVLARKTATMVYEKEF; this comes from the coding sequence ATGTTTTATGACCCGATAAAAGACCGAATGGGGGCGTTTTTTAGCCAACGTCCCTTGCTCCAGCGCCTGTTTTATGCCGGATTGGATACGGTATTCCTCCGGACTTGGCACGTAAAAAAACACATTCGACAAACCTTTGTCCAATGGCCTGCCTATAAACCACTCCGCATCTTGGATGCTGGAACGGGTTTTGGACAATATGCGTGGTTTTTGGTGCGAACGTTTCCACAGGCACAAATTCTAGCGGTGGATGTGAAACACGATTATTTGGCCAATGCCAAGCGCTTTATGAACCAAACAGCCCATGCCGAAAGAGTCCGGTGGACATGGGCAGACCTAACAGACTTTCACCCCGAAGAGCGGTTTGATTTTATCCTCTCGGTGGATGTCATGGAGCATATAGAGGACGATGAGGCTGTTTTTCGGAACTTTGCCGCCGCGCTCGATGAAGGCGGTTGTGTCTTGATCAATACACCCTCCGACCTTGGCGGCTCTGATGCCGAGATTGAGGGCGAGAGTTTTATCAGCGAACATGTTCGCGACGGATATAACCTTCAGGAACTCCACGAAAAACTAGAACGTGCTGGATTAACGCCGTTCCGATCGGTTTATACCTATGGTCGCTTTGGCTCGCTGGCATGGCGTTTATTGCTCAAATACCCCATGAAGATATTGGGCAAAAGCCGTTTTTTTATTGTGTTTTTGCCTGTTTATTACCTTGCTGTACTGCCAATTGGCTTGATCCTCAATGCGTTGGATGTCTCGACAAAGAACCCGCAAGGAACAGGTGTTTTGGTGCTGGCACGAAAGACCGCTACAATGGTGTACGAAAAAGAATTTTAG